CGTGTTCGGTCACCGCTTGAAACAGCTCACCGACGAAGAGAAGCAGCGTTTAGAAGCGCAAAACTCCCGCTTAATAACCGAAGCGAAGGCTCAAAAGCTCGAACGCGACGCCAAGCGCCACTGGGACATTTTTTACAAGCGAAACGAGACCAAGTTCTTCCGCGACCGCCATTGGACCACGCGCGAATTCCAGGAGCTAATTAACTTCGATCCAGAGCAGAAAATCACATTCTTAGAGCTCGGTTGCGGCGTCGGCAACATGCTGTTCCCTTTAGTGGAAGAAGGGTTCGATAATTTCTATTTCTACGCGTGCGATTTTTCGCCGCGTGCTGTCGAGTTCGTAAAGAATAATAAGCTCTATGATCCTAGCAAGATGACTGCTTTTTGCGCTGATTTGACTACTGACGAGTTGTTCGAGAACGTTCCGGAAGCCAGCGTGGATATAGCTAGCCTTATTTTCGTCCTGTCTGCCATTCAGCCGGCATGCTGGGAGATAGTGGCTAAGAACGCATTGAGAGTTCTTCGCCCGGGCGGGATTTTGCTGTTTAGAGACTACGGTCGCTACGATATGGCTCAGTTGAGATTCAAACCTGGGCACAAGATTGCTGAGAATTTCTATATGCGGCAAGATGGAACTAGGTAATAATACCTTACTTTAACATTAGCGTAGCTTAACTTCTCAAGTCATCATCACAATGTTGTTCGTATGAAACGgctaccttttctctgcagctgactgctcCCTTAATTTCTCAGTTACCAAAACAGAATGTAATTCTCTTTAGTAAACATACCCTTAATTTCAGGAGCTACTATTTCAATGAAGAAGAACTGGCGTCTCTGTTCACCGATGCGGGCTTCGAGATCCTCACCAACAGCTATGTGCAGCGGAGAACCGTCAACTTCAAGGAGGGTGTGGACGTGCCTAGGATCTTTGTGCAGGGGAAATTTAGGAAGAAGGGTATGTCGCATGCTGCTTAAAGAATTTTATCTCCTGAAATGGGTTGACCATACTTTGTCAAACTAAAAAGCTGCTAATTCTTTGGACTTACTTGACGTTTTAGTTTGACAAACACAGTGACCAGGGTTTACACACACCATGTGTTTTTTCCAGTCTCGCAAGCATGGTCAACTCTTTtaagggtttcgtagtcacctagaaacccttatagttacgccatgtctgtctgtctgtccgaggctttgctccatgatcgttagtgctagaaagctgcaatttggcatggatacattaATCATTCATTGCGacaacggtaaaataaaaagtataaaaatatttatttattattatttatttgatacactagcagctcttggagctgatgcgtgtatatcgagcacaaaatacaaaaaaaatttagcgtatacaaaatgttttattttgaattttttttgctttatccCAATAGTGTgggatatcgttggataggtctttcaaaacgaatacggGTCTCCAAAAACAATTATTTGATATACCTAATtacattttcggaaataatcgctccgaaagagaaaaaaatatgtggTCCTCTagattttgaaccatgggtccaaaaaatatgaaaaaactcgtgaaacaaaagcttaataaatactttcaatgaaaactatagcaaacATGATCGGTCAAGTCGTTTTAGGAGTCTGCCACACTTAgatttgtgtataatttttttatttctaattgggAAATTTTGCAATGCCTCCGGCTCATACTAGAACTGTTGCCACATATTCACACACATATTCGAAATAACAGCGTCCGTTGCTGAAAACCTTTggggctgctgtgccccgaagcctctttggcacagacatcagctgagccaccttccatttcaattagtttgtaatactttgtaagcattatcgtgtacttttattatgtacctatgttacaacttcttaaataaacgtcttttatttatttatttatcttctgGAGATAGACGTTTAAACAAACTTTGACACATCTTTTACTGTTGTTACATTGGCCTGTTTTATTGTAGATAGTCGTTTTTTTAAGGATGTTAGATCCATGATTATATTTAGTTGTGACCATGGGCatgctatttttccattttttttttaagtatagtaATCAGTAGTTTTTTGGCAGCTTTGTGTAGgaattgatatatttttttttgcatttgaaAACATGAAAATTTGTGAACATTTGTGGATTAATCATAGTCTAGTATCTAGTTCGTATGGGTAGTCAAGtctgttgtacagtcgccatggTACTCAatatatatatctgatggcgactgtattagACTTACTAAtaccttgaaaaaaaaacattgaggCGAACCTCATTTAAAGTTTAGAAAGTAGTATGTAAAGATATCATTATCAATAACATGTCTGCTGAGCTATAACAGGGTTATTTCGATCCCATGCAAACGGTAATTGTATTAAAGTTGCTTGCAACATACTTTAACCTTTCAAGACCTGGACCCATATTCTAGTAAATATAGTTAATATGGCTACCCAGGGAGCCGACGGGTCTTGAATGAAGAAATATAAACtggcaaattttttttaatgatgaaaaaTGCTAACCATTGATGTACCTGATTTTTGCATGTATATTAGCTCTATCTGAATTAATATGAACAGTAGAGGAATATTATGTCTATCTGGACATCTTTTAATGCAAAATGCTTGTTTCAGACTGAGAGTTGCCGAGAAGATGTGTGAAAAGTGGAAGGCGCAAGACCACAGGGCCCTCCACCAACTAGATGGTAGTTAAGAAGGCCACCTCAGGCAAACTAAATCAAGCGGTGAGGGCTACGGGAGTAATCACAGGAGCTGCAAAACCAAGTGGTCATGATCCTCAGTAAAGAAGTGTGACTAAACAGGAAGGATTATATTCCATGGGTATGTAATGTAGTACTTGTTTTTGCACATTTGctatatgtttttttagggACATTATGTCCTTGCCTGTGACGTTTCTTCGGTGACATGGTTAGGAGtattccacgggctgtcccgtacaaacgcattgTATTTCCTGTGTTGCGACTGTTTTTTCAGCGTTTAAAGCGGATcattatttttctgtgcatatttttgaccgATTGTCACAGAAAAGGAAACTCTTATATCTGCAAATCAtgagaaaattcgcgttcgcacgggacaacggtagacaatttcgtggaatgctccGTTAATTTATTGTGTACCTTGTtagaatgcacgaaggttgataatCTCTGTCCACCcgaactttgcacaaacttgacAGTAAGAATTCATCCCTATAAACTATACTTGGCATGAAACactatagtttgaatcttctcaaatgatttttacggcaAAGacactaatctgttaaacaaaagacattgtttcttttgggtgagcgcgtggccattgtgcctGAGCGTGTGCTGAGACAACGGCCACGCGCtcaatcacaataaaaaaaaaaatgagaagattcaaactatactgGGCTGTAGCTGCGCGAGTCAGTTGAAGTCTTTAGCGGTCAAATGTTTAAAGATGTGTGAGCCTGAGATTTTAGTTTGATCAGCTTGTTAGTAATTATTGTAGTAAATTATTTAGAAATTCATacctattgtatttaaaaaagtacaatttttatatgcttagtccgacaagaaattgtagaaaataaatgagggcgccactttctacgtaactgtcacatttttgacgtaaaatacttaaacatggcaacaattagtatggaatatttttagttttattttatttaatttctactattttttgtcgcactatatatgtttattttttttaaaacaactagcATGCTGTATATCTCGTAGATTGGACCTAAGTTTGGTTAGATGTATTATTGCATCATGAGCATGGTACAAACAATACCAGTCATGATGACAGCGCAGTGCAGCTGAGACCCTCGGACACCTCACAAAAATGTTTACACAGATAGTTAACTCCAGTGTGACTGCGGTGTTCCAGTATAAAGTATGACTAGGCTGAGTGAATAAATGACTGAATGAATGAGTTGCAATAGTTTAGGGCCATTCTTGTGAGATCTGATGCACAAATTGCTCTAAAGCAGACTGAACTggttaagttttttgttttgtgtttataCTATATCTTGTATTGTTGtgattgtaattttttatttactctttACAGGTACTAACGTGGCTCCTCTGCATGGTGAGTAATTGctgtttatttttctgttttgttcttaagtctccggcaagctcggccgaattgcaccttcccatacaaacgtagttacattctcattttaaaactgcatcttggattgtaatgaaactgcacatacaatgacatgaggtatatccaggtctgaaattagtttatatagctccagtttataaaacaaacgaaatagaaacgaaattttgtatgaaaaacttaaattcaatgtatttttttaactatggtatctgaagctacataaactaattacagacatagatataccttatcctattgtaagtacaaagcaatctagctagtcgttttaaaatgagagcggaactacgtttgtatggagaaccgagcttgccggagaccatAATTTCTTGTAATATGTGACGCATATCGTCAAAAAATATGttggttgaaaatgttgaaTTAAAATCCGATTAAATGATGACTTCATAGTTCAGCTGAATGTTTTGATGTATACTCTGCTTATGTCTTTCGCTCCTATCTGATAATCGTATCTACATAACGGAGCTATACACATATGAGTATgcgatttatttacatacattttcttTGCAGAAACATGAGAAAGAATACCAGCCAATGGAGACTACTGAGCACTTTCGATCggtgattatattttttattatacaagagttaattattaatataattatacaaaaaaatattggttaCCAATGACGGAATATAAAATagactaaaaaccggccaagtgcgactcggactcgcgcactaagggttacgtaccattacgcttAAAATCGGCAAAAAAttacacgtttgttgtatgggagccccactgaaatcattattttattctgtttttagtatttgttgttctagcggcaacagaaatacattatctgtgaaaatttcagctgtccagctatcacggttctttagatacagcctggtgacagacggacagacagcgaagtcttagtaatagggtcccgtttataccctttgggtacggaaccctaaaaaatcaaaGTCTAGAgtaataaagtttaaacaaAATCCAATTACTTTTtacaacaacaaaattaatatttaggtggggcttccatacaacaaacgtgatttttttggccgtttttttgcgtaatggtacggaacccttcgtgcgcgagtccaactttcacttggccggtttttttttaaataagatttGTAATATGATGAATTTTGATAGGGACATCTGATTATGATGCTGTTAACATAACTATCCCTACtgattagtttttatttttgaataattgttattttattttgaataattgttattttatttttgaataattgttattttatttttgaaagtgctttattcattattttgtatttggttGCAGACGGCAATGGTTTGAAGATCGGTACTAGCTGATATTTCCTTTAGGTAAGTTTTAAcgctctttaataaataaataaatcatttcgtatttaaaataaacttttgtaGAAAAGAGTAGTCagaataaaaaagtaattggATTTTGTTTAAACTTCATTTTCTAGACTgattttttacggttccgtacccaaagggtaaaaacgggaccctattacaaagactccgctgtgtctgtctgtctgtctgtccgtctgtcaccaggctgtatctcgtgaaccgtgatagaaagAGAGTTGGAAATTTCactaatgatgtatttctgttgctgctataacaacaaatactaaaaacagaataaaataaatatttaagtggggggctcccatacaacaaacgtgatttttttgccgtcttttgcgtaatggtacgggcacccttcgtgcgcgagtccaactttcacttggccggttttttttaataagatttCTAATATGATGATTTTTGATAGGGACATCTGATTATGATGCTGTTAACATAACTATCCCTACtgattagtttttatttttgaataattgttattttgtttttgatgatgctttattcattattttgtgTTTGGTTGCAGAGGGCAATGGTTTGAAGAGCGGTACTTGCAATTATTTCCTCTTGGTAAGTTTTAAGactgcttaataaataaataaatcatttcgtattatttaaatagttttgtAGAAAAGAGtagtttcaaaataaaaagtcattggattttgtttaaactttattattCTAGACTGATTTTTTATaacatgtgccattttcaaccaaaagggtacttattgtcgcttgtcagtgaggcgctatttccatatatcttcaattattaaaattataaatattaaaagggaccttattgtcaatggcgcttacgccgcacagcgtcgcgcggcattttatttatatcggagcatcgtttataatggcgtaagcgccatcgacaataaggtccctttttatagaaaataccacatttatttgatagaagatACAAATAAAAGTGTGACAGTGGTAGAAACAAGACAACTAAAAGAACTTTGACCCGAATACAGCGGCTATGTGCATGATGACTTGACCTTCAGGTCTCCCTCAACAGAGAGAACCCAAACTACACTGTTGACCACCCTTACGTCTGATTTACCAATTGAAATCGAGTATTAAGTTAGTTTGCATACTTTATATTAACAAagtttttctttgtttaaagGTATTCATCAGAAGCGGGACCATAACTTTACTGCTTAAACATTGGAGgtaagaacaattttttttaatacatttcctTGAATAATTAAACACATTTAATCCCTGAGGGGTCATCTACTCGTATTAactacatcacacgtttagggtagggaggggggtcaagaaaatgtgacatgttgtgacaagggggagggggagtcacaaactttgtgacgtcactttaacttcgcTTGTTTCCACACACTGGATTTTTTGTAtttgctgtacagttaaataatattgttttactatGATAAGTCGCTCtttcatgtgtttttttttgttcctaatCGATTTCatgacataaaattattaatattgcttttataaaaaaaaaattgttattaaaatattattgttattagtattgtcttcggttaccgcgatagttactcaaatACTCACCACCACGACCaccaacgctgtaaagggttcgaaacgtcgggatgtgttataaattcaatattgtttcttgtttcataatataa
The Cydia strobilella chromosome Z, ilCydStro3.1, whole genome shotgun sequence genome window above contains:
- the LOC134755190 gene encoding tRNA N(3)-methylcytidine methyltransferase METTL6, whose amino-acid sequence is MQTDEKDVFGHRLKQLTDEEKQRLEAQNSRLITEAKAQKLERDAKRHWDIFYKRNETKFFRDRHWTTREFQELINFDPEQKITFLELGCGVGNMLFPLVEEGFDNFYFYACDFSPRAVEFVKNNKLYDPSKMTAFCADLTTDELFENVPEASVDIASLIFVLSAIQPACWEIVAKNALRVLRPGGILLFRDYGRYDMAQLRFKPGHKIAENFYMRQDGTRSYYFNEEELASLFTDAGFEILTNSYVQRRTVNFKEGVDVPRIFVQGKFRKKD